Proteins from a genomic interval of Phalacrocorax aristotelis chromosome 3, bGulAri2.1, whole genome shotgun sequence:
- the YPEL5 gene encoding protein yippee-like 5, with product MGRIFLDHIGGTRLFSCANCDTILTNRSELISTRFTGATGRAFLFNKVVNLQYSEVQDRVMLTGRHMVRDVSCKNCNSKLGWIYEFATEDSQRYKEGRVILERALVRESEGFEEHVPSDNS from the exons ATGGGAAGAATTTTTCTGGATCATATTGGTGGCACTCGCCTGTTCTCCTGTGCAAACTGCGACACGATTCTGACCAATCGTTCTGAGCTTATCTCCACTCGTTTTACAGGGGCCACGGGAAGagcctttctttttaacaag GTGGTAAATCTGCAATACAGTGAAGTTCAGGATCGGGTCATGCTCACTGGCCGCCACATGGTTCGAGACGTGAGCTGCAAGAACTGCAACAGCAAACTGGGTTGGATATATGAATTTGCCACTGAAGACAGCCAGCGCTACAAGGAAGGCCGTGTTATCCTGGAAAGAGCATTGGTCCGAGAGAGTGAAGGATTTGAGGAGCATGTTCCATCCGACAATTCCTGA